Proteins encoded together in one Porites lutea chromosome 2, jaPorLute2.1, whole genome shotgun sequence window:
- the LOC140928436 gene encoding regulation of nuclear pre-mRNA domain-containing protein 1B-like, translated as MTSFSTSTLEKKLSDLSNTQHSVQTLSLWLIHHRKHAKAVVQAWYKELSKARQSKRLTFMYLANDVLQNGKRKGTEFLNEFKQILPSAFQTCAQGGRVDDIKGLERLISIWTERNVYDASFLVKLHKCLGQESDSPPPEKKQKLDDEKQASTMEPPDPEDLIKALMELENSASQDAVVREKIANLPAEVQDVSLLEKIEDKETGDRLSKIVDEACLLLADYNGRLAAELEDRATISKMLAAFIQLQRDKLAESEKKLEEYKAKQEKVQLVRQELKSHLENLPDLSKLPDVGGGLAPLPSAGDLFASGHR; from the exons ATGACTTCTTTTTCAACATCAACGCTGGAGAAAAAGTTAAGCGATCTTTCAAACACTCAACACAGTGTCCAGACACTTTCACTGTGGTTGATTCATCACAGAAAGCACGCTAAAGCCGTAGTGCAAGCGTGGTACAAGGAGCTTTCCAAGG cAAGGCAGAGTAAGAGACTTACATTCATGTATCTAGCTAATGATGTCCttcaaaatggaaaaagaaaagggaCAGAATTCTTaaatgaatttaaacaaatactTCCATCTGCATTTCAGACCTGTGCgca GGGTGGAAGAGTAGATGACATAAAGGGCCTTGAAAGACTTATATCCATTTGGACAGAAAGAAACGTTTATGATGCATCTTTCCTTGTTAAACTTCATAAGTGTTTAG GTCAAGAATCTGACTCCCCGCCacctgaaaagaaacaaaaacttgaTGATGAAAAACAAGCGTCAACAATGGAGCCACCAGAT CCAGAGGATTTAATTAAGGCATTGATGGAACTTGAAAACTCTGCTTCACAAGATGCTGTTGTTCGGGAAAAGATTGCTAATTTACCCGCAGAAGTGCAAGATGTGTCTCTCCTTGAAAAAATTGAAG ATAAAGAAACTGGTGATCGCTTGTCAAAGATTGTTGATGAAGCTTGTCTGTTGCTTGCTGACTACAATGGAAGACTTGCTGCTGAGTTAGAAGACAGAGCTACAATATCCAAAATGCTTGCTGCTTTTATACAACTCCAGAGGGACAAACTTGCGGAGTCCGAGAAAAAACTTGAG gaatacaaagcaaaacaagagAAAGTTCAGTTAGTGAGACAAGAACTTAAGTCTCATTTAGAAAATTTACCAGACCTTAGCAAGCTCCCTGATGTTGGAGGAGGCCTAGCCCCTCTGCCATCTGCTGGTGACCTGTTTGCATCTGGACATAGATAA